One stretch of Oncorhynchus masou masou isolate Uvic2021 chromosome 9, UVic_Omas_1.1, whole genome shotgun sequence DNA includes these proteins:
- the LOC135545738 gene encoding SLC35A4 upstream open reading frame protein-like isoform X1 produces MLLSTPGIRVDHRTFNRAKMADDKDPFKQMKDLNQLKNQLEEIQKRVESEFAEGIPQLFPVLPQGGSVLASPFLKGFLAGYMVAKLRSSALIGVLLGTFTGIYAAQNYQVPNIESTLKDYMSLFRKGPK; encoded by the exons ATGTTGCTTTCCACTCCAGGCATACGAGTAGATCACAGAACATTCAATCGAGCAAAAATGGCGGATGACAAG GATCCCTTCAAACAGATGAAGGATCTCAACCAGCTCAAGAATCAGCTGGAAGAGATCCAGAAACGTGTGGAGAGTGAATTTGCAGAAGGAATCCCGCAG TTGTTTCCTGTTCTTCCCCAGGGGGGCTCTGTGCTGGCATCTCCCTTCCTGAAGGGCTTCCTGGCTGGCTATATGGTGGCCAAGCTCCGCTCCTCAGCTCTCATAGGAGTGCTACTAGGAACATTCACAGGCATCTACGCTGCGCAGAACTATCAGGTTCCCAACATCGAAAGCACCCTGAAAGACTATATGAGTTTGTTTAGAAAAGGACCCAAGTAA
- the LOC135545738 gene encoding SLC35A4 upstream open reading frame protein-like isoform X2 encodes MLLSTPGIRVDHRTFNRAKMADDKDPFKQMKDLNQLKNQLEEIQKRVESEFAEGIPQGGSVLASPFLKGFLAGYMVAKLRSSALIGVLLGTFTGIYAAQNYQVPNIESTLKDYMSLFRKGPK; translated from the exons ATGTTGCTTTCCACTCCAGGCATACGAGTAGATCACAGAACATTCAATCGAGCAAAAATGGCGGATGACAAG GATCCCTTCAAACAGATGAAGGATCTCAACCAGCTCAAGAATCAGCTGGAAGAGATCCAGAAACGTGTGGAGAGTGAATTTGCAGAAGGAATCCCGCAG GGGGGCTCTGTGCTGGCATCTCCCTTCCTGAAGGGCTTCCTGGCTGGCTATATGGTGGCCAAGCTCCGCTCCTCAGCTCTCATAGGAGTGCTACTAGGAACATTCACAGGCATCTACGCTGCGCAGAACTATCAGGTTCCCAACATCGAAAGCACCCTGAAAGACTATATGAGTTTGTTTAGAAAAGGACCCAAGTAA
- the LOC135545739 gene encoding HMG domain-containing protein 3-like — protein sequence METMEVYEETDRRMTEEVESCYTLMEVTSPKKRKKNKAQQGEIMEKPKKPRSAYLLYYFDVHQTMQQDFPSLPQSEINKRISVSWKRLNVADKGYYLEKAKLEKEGTDTSSMGPSQELPGFRRILPRANYVLLPKGAMSDDRTGSQLEVCMEGLDSPVGEGVLPSLSLGSPQYPPLVLGCEVELSQQCIAIEGLTDEKAVTLTHSGALQGVLSSSYHSSSSVSAAHESHNAPHLASAGLLLKEEEPRMVGGGYSVIGMATDGRRVGGTSVQHVKTELVTIIPNQDLMEHRTLPGASSVASVVMVPVGARVIRDTNPSYKLSNKYTRRGRGSCQTAGCSFVYVTRHKPPFCPDCGNHLGGKWVPAAVKTPGAAASFKTYAQKPPKNPGYPPKTGVPPSDDQNSKVSGWRKGGRGPREPREVQQRAVTPGPPLEGGRANSQGVIQPAPAVSGTQTTTMIALVGTPVTGARVKVQERSSVVGQKRPVRAILPAPFNTGRALVQWITVPPHKGKVGETNCSKSTTELSEMIAGLKPNTLKQLGQIVTTPPLEQTLPTPVDRSQYIVTDKVGKILSVVPLKQNSTSTLDLGLSTARGRGRCKNPSCGYVYKNRHKPAECPCCGLELSRKNAKGSKAQGGSVALLDPYRTLSPAQRELQRQSTLQLLRQALQISESEAELHDTLALIQELNSTQVVLTTTTTQAGDQVLGEGEGLGEVQVQSGWPRFYESAATHCALCHYPLFKGGQSSLAGQEDCWLLTDSLIQTASLQLKVCLNPQCLALHSFTDLHPGLFNVGNRLLVSLDLFFKIRSQIRLGRHPNQIVRTILDHIHNHAVHTLSPEELAHVQELLVSGYWAFECLTVRDYNDMICGVCGIAPKMEIAQRYTHNVLELRNVEFTWPDFGAPDKVHVDDFWLTMESEAIEQAAFPCSVPITRVDASIIAPFIPPLMRSSTVINTEKDKALLLTQHTGDPSVLVRLIHEGQLRPDRMDEHSAEELKAILECCGEITAPESNKDELLVSLISLCTCVQNGLSTAPQPPPHLTAGKLSKICPHQVVCGSKYLVKGETARDHVDLLVSSRYWPPVYVTDSARQVALCTDVQYPELASTMWGRNQGCFSDPMDKPEFVSCAELQDQPYCADLSSVVENPQVHPVTKSSSRWIVHPAGPTDGQEPPCLDHHSMGLCNELEPYCSLVQDLERDNEKEEDKGKEEKKDGFKVEAEVTEGSDVTEEECSEGLVTSLRRRPLAFDNTAYYYLYNRLQDFLSSRVVVDQQISTVLKACQPGEVVIRDALYRLGVAQINTEEGEEVEGDRGVEGDTGYEEVVVL from the exons ATGGAGACCATGGAGGTGTATGAGGAGACTGATCGGAGGATGACGGAGGAGGTGGAGAGCTGCTACACCCTGATGGAGGTCACCTCTCccaagaagaggaagaagaacaaGGCTCAGCAGGGGGAGATCATGGAGAAACCCAAGAAACCCAG ATCAGCCTACCTGCTGTACTACTTTGATGTGCACCAGACCATGCAGCAGGACTTCCCCAGcctgccccagtctgagatcaaCAAGAGGATCAGTGTGAGCTGGAAGAGGCTCAATGTGGCAGACAAGGGTTACTACCTGGAGAAGGCCAAGCTGGAGAAGGAAGGGACAGACACT TCATCTATGGGCCCTTCCCAGGAGCTCCCAGGCTTCCGTAGGATCCTCCCCAGGGCAAACTACGTCCTCCTGCCCAAGGGGGCCATGTCAGACGACAGGACAGGCTCCCAGCTGGAGGTGTGTATGGAGGGGCTGGACTCTCCCGTGGGGGAAGGGGTGTTGCCCTCCCTGTCCCTTGGTTCCCCCCAGTACCCTCCCTTGGTGCTGGGCTGCGAGGTGGAGCTGTCGCAGCAGTGCATCGCCATTGAGGGCCTGACAGACGAAAAGGCTGTGACCCTTACACACTCCGGGGCCCTGCAGGGGGTTCTCTCCTCATCGTATCACTCCTCGTCCTCAGTCTCTGCCGCCCACGAATCCCACAATGCACCTCACCTGGCGTCAGCCGGTCTGCTGCTCAAGGAGGAGGAGCCCAGGATGGTGGGCGGGGGCTATAGTGTCATTGGAATGGCGACTGACGGGAGGCGTGTGGGCGGGACGTCGGTGCAGCACGTGAAAACAGAGCTGGTCACCATCATACCCAATCAG GATCTGATGGAGCACAGGACGTTGCCAGGAGCCAGCTCTGTAGCCTCTGTTGTCATGGTACCTGTAGGAGCTAGGGTGATACGGGACACTAATCCCTCATACAAACTG TCGAATAAATACACCAGAAGAGGTCGGGGCAGCTGTCAGACAGCGGGCTGCTCCTTTGTCTACGTGACCCGTCACAAACCACCCTTCTGCCCTGATTGTGGCAACCACCTGGGGGGCAAGTGGGTGCCTGCT GCAGTGAAGACTCCAGGTGCTGCTGCTTCATTCAAGACTTATGCCCAGAAACCACCCAAAAACCCTGGGTACCCCCCTAAGACTGGTGTGCCTCCCTCTGATGATCAGAACAGTAAGGTGtctggatggaggaagggagggagaggaccgCGGGAGCCCAGAGAAGTGCAGCAGCGTGCAGTTACACCAGGACCACCACTAGAGGGAGGCAGAGCCAACAGCCAGGGAGTCATACAGCCTGCTCCAGCGGTGTCAGGGACACAGACAACTACTATGAT AGCTTTGGTTGGAACACCTGTGACTGGTGCCAGGGTCAAAGTACAGGAAAGGAGCAGTGTGGTTGGTCAAAAGCGACCTGTGAGAGCCATCCTCCCAGCCCCATTCAACACAG GCCGGGCCTTAGTCCAGTGGATTACTGTCCCTCCTCATAAAGGCAAAGTTGGGGAGACCAACTGCAGCAAATCAACCACAG AGCTCAGTGAGATGATCGCAGGTTTGAAGCCTAACACTCTGAAACAGCTCGGCCAGATCGTGACAACACCACCTCTggaacag ACTCTCCCTACTCCTGTGGACAGAAGCCAGTATATTGTAACTGATAAAGTAGGGAAGATCCTCTCAGTGGTTCCTCTCAAACAGAACTCTACCTCCACACTG gacctGGGTCTGTCTACGGCGCGTGGCAGGGGTCGCTGTAAGAACCCGTCATGTGGCTATGTTTATAAGAACAGACACAAGCCTGCGGAGTGCCCCTGCTGTGGCTTGGAGCTGTCCAGGAAGAACGCCAAGGGCTCCAAGGCACAG GGTGGTTCAGTAGCTCTGTTAGACCCGTACCGGACCCTGTCCCCAGCCCAGAGGGAGCTTCAGCgccagtccaccctgcagctgCTGCGCCAGGCCCTGCAGATCTCTGAGAGTGAGGCTGAGCTCCATGACACCCTGGCCCTCATCCAGGAACTCAACTCTACCCAGGTGGTCCTCACCACGACCACCACCCAGGCCGGGGACCAGGTGTTAGGGGAAGGGGAGGGCCTGGGGGAGGTGCAGGTCCAGTCAGGCTGGCCGCGGTTCTATGAGTCTGCAGCCACACACTGTGCTCTGTGTCACTACCCGCTATTCAAGGGAGGACAGAG TTCTTTAGCAGGGCAGGAGGACTGCTGGCTGTTGActgactctctgatccagacaGCCTCTCTCCAGCTGAAGGTGTGTCTCAACCCCCAGTGTCTGGCCCTGCACAGCTTCACCGACCTCCACCCAGGTCTGTTCAATGTTGGCAACAGGTTGCTGGTGAGTCTGGACCTGTTCTTTAAGATCCGGAGTCAGATCAGACTGGGCCGGCATCCTAACCAGATAGTCAGGACCATCCTGGACCACATCCACAACCACGCTG TCCACACTCTGAGTCCTGAGGAGTTGGCCCATGTCCAGGAGCTGCTGGTTAGTGGCTACTGGGCCTTTGAGTGTCTGACCGTGAGGGACTACAACGACATGATCTGTGGTGTGTGTGGCATTGCCCCCAAGATGGAGATCGCCCAGCGGTACACACACAACGTGCTGGAGCTTAGGAATGTGGag TTTACGTGGCCAGACTTCGGGGCCCCAGACAAGGTGCATGTGGATGACTTCTGGCTGACCATGGAGAGTGAGGCCATCGAGCAGGCAGCGTTCCCCTGCAGCGTCCCCATCACCCGGGTCGACGCCTCAATCATCGCCCCCTTCATCCCACCACTAATGAGGAGCTCCACTGTCATCAACACAGAGAAGGACAAGGCTCTGCTCCTCACACAGCACACAG GTGACCCATCCGTTCTGGTGCGTCTGATCCACGAGGGCCAACTCAGACCGGACCGAATGGATGAGCACAGTGCAGAGGAGCTCAAAGCCATACTGGAATGCTGTGGCGAGATCACTGCACCAGAGAGCAACAAG gatgagTTGCTGGTCTCTCTGATCTCCCTGTGTACGTGTGTTCAGAACGGCCTTTCCACGGCCCCCCAGCCCCCTCCACACCTCACAGCAGGCAAGCTGTCCAAGATCTGCCCCCATCAG GTGGTGTGTGGTTCCAAGTACCTGGTGAAGGGTGAGACGGCACGCGACCACGTGGACCTGCTGGTGTCCTCCCGGTATTGGCCTCCCGTCTACGTTACCGACTCTGCCCGCCAGGTGGCGCTGTGTACAGACGTGCAGTACCCTGAGCTGGCCTCCACCATGTGGGGCAGGAACCAGGGCTGCTTCTCTGATCCCATGGACAAACCAGAG tttGTGTCGTGTGCTGAGCTACAGGACCAGCCTTACTGTGCTGACCTGTCCTCTGTGGTGGAGAACCCCCAGGTCCACCCTGTCACCAAGTCCTCTTCCCGCTGGATAGTGCACCCTGCTGGGCCTACAGATGGCCAGGAGCCCCCCTGTCTGGACCACCACTCAATGGGGCTCTGCAATGAGCTGGAACCTTATTGCAGCCTGGTAcaagacctggagagagacaacgagaAAGAAGAGGACaaagggaaggaggagaagaaggatggGTTCAAGGTTGAAGCCGAGGTAACAGAAGGGTCAGACGTCACTGAGGAGGAATGTTCTGAGGGTTTGGTGACATCATTGCGGCGGCGACCTTTGGCCTTTGACAACACGGCCTACTACTACCTGTACAACCGTCTGCAGGACTTCCTGTCCAGCCGGGTGGTGGTGGACCAGCAGATCAGCACAGTGCTGAAGGCCTGCCAGCCTGGGGAGGTAGTGATCAGGGATGCCCTCTACAGGCTGGGGGTGGCACAGATCAacacagaggaaggggaggaggtggaaggagacaggggggtggagggagacacTGGGTATGAGGAGGTAGTGGTTCTCTGA